A single genomic interval of Seriola aureovittata isolate HTS-2021-v1 ecotype China chromosome 10, ASM2101889v1, whole genome shotgun sequence harbors:
- the zgc:113426 gene encoding uncharacterized protein zgc:113426 isoform X1 gives MEDQKKWRTLTECVLVREEEEQRLKPEISPERTKTKFNKSKDMRRHGNQFERKCVQELWIETDIRLMMSLRLHSDGQRHQADDSSSCHQRSHLHREEELRHERLELSHSCIMSRHMTGNRLCSCCRAIRKEMGLQGMMSARQLKKKWDNLKEKYRVLKNPPEGMEDLTRPSSWRWFHLMDEAMSGRLAGTASVVQPSLLDEDEEHTSDLPPLSPPSTREAFSFPGLSVVERGTVEEGGALGGGLEISGIKAENRAESPAAAAGGDREGLRSPDVQPVMGQSQTALLYATLPPDTGNTPCSSRDLVREAAELDRKLCELQREREALEREQAEFDRELIALERDRELLNRDMAALERDRTAVDRDRAAVERERAFLDRDRAFLDRDRAFLDRDRAFLDRDRAFLERAREDLERDRALFRREREGEAVDTHHAEMMTEKEVVLQTRFYQSLMASDLDPDQLETRQRLVSLFQKLVEKL, from the exons ATGGAGGACCAGAAGAAATGGCGAACACTTACAGAa TGCGTGTtagtcagagaagaagaagaacagaggcTGAAACCTGAAATCTCACCTGAAAGAACCAAAACTAAGTTTAACAAAAGCAAAGACATGCGTCGCCATGGGAACCAGTTTGAGAGGAAGTGTGTTCAGGAGCTTTGGATAGAGACGGACATCAGACTGATGATGAGTCTCCGTCTCCACAGTGACGGACAGAGACATCAGGCTGATGATTCATCTTCGTGCCACCAACGCAGCCATCTTCACCGGGAGGAGGAACTCCGCCATGAGAGGCTGGAG CTGTCCCACAGCTGCATCATGTCCCGTCACATGACTGGTAACAGGCTGTGCTCTTGCTGCAGGGCCATCAGGAAGGAGATGGGGCTGCAGGGGATGATGTCAGCGAGGCAGCTGAAGAAGAAGTGGGACAACTTGAAGGAGAAGTACAGG GTGCTGAAGAACCCTCCGGAGGGCATGGAGGACTTGACCAGGCCCAGCTCGTGGCGCTGGTTCCACCTGATGGACGAGGCCATGAGCGGCCGCCTGGCAGGGACCGCCAGCGTAGTGCAGCCGTCCCTGCTGGACGAGGACGAGGAGCACACCTCAGACCTGCCGCCGCTCAGCCCTCCCAGCACCAGAgaggctttttcttttcctggacTCAGTGTTGTTGAAAGGGGAAccgtggaggaggggggggcgCTCGGGGGGGGGCTGGAGATCAGTGGGATCAAAGCAGAGAACAGAGCTGagtcacctgctgctgcagccggaggagacagagagggtctGAGAAGCCCTGACGTTCAGCCTGTGATGGGCCAAAGCCAGACCGCCCTGCTGTACGCCACGTTACCGCCGGACACCGGCAACACGCCGTGCTCCTCCAGAGACCTGGTCAGAGAGGCCGCCGAGCTGGACAGGAAGCTGTGtgagctgcagagggagagagaggctctggagagagagcaggCCGAGTTCGACAGAGAGCTGATCGCtctagagagagacagagagctgctgaaCAGAGACATGGCCGCTCTGGAGCGGGACAGGACGGCTGTGGACAGAGACCGAGCGGCCgtggagagagagcgagcgttTCTGGACCGAGACCGAGCGTTTCTGGACCGAGACCGAGCGTTTCTGGACCGAGACCGAGCTTTTCTGGACAGAGACCGGGCTTTTCTAGAAAGAGCCAGAGAGGActtagagagagacagagctctgttcaggagagagagggagggggaggctGTGGACACACATCATGCCGAGATGATGACGGAGAAGGAGGTGGTACTTCAGACCAGGTTCTACCAGAGTCTGATGGCCTCAGATCTGGACCCAGACCAGCTGGAGACCAGACAGAGACTGGTGTCTTTGTTCCAGAAGCTCGTTGAGAAACTGTGA
- the zgc:113426 gene encoding uncharacterized protein zgc:113426 isoform X2, with product MANTYRMTDRDIRLMIHLRATNAAIFTGRRNSAMRGWRAIRKEMGLQGMMSARQLKKKWDNLKEKYRVLKNPPEGMEDLTRPSSWRWFHLMDEAMSGRLAGTASVVQPSLLDEDEEHTSDLPPLSPPSTREAFSFPGLSVVERGTVEEGGALGGGLEISGIKAENRAESPAAAAGGDREGLRSPDVQPVMGQSQTALLYATLPPDTGNTPCSSRDLVREAAELDRKLCELQREREALEREQAEFDRELIALERDRELLNRDMAALERDRTAVDRDRAAVERERAFLDRDRAFLDRDRAFLDRDRAFLDRDRAFLERAREDLERDRALFRREREGEAVDTHHAEMMTEKEVVLQTRFYQSLMASDLDPDQLETRQRLVSLFQKLVEKL from the exons ATGGCGAACACTTACAGAa TGACGGACAGAGACATCAGGCTGATGATTCATCTTCGTGCCACCAACGCAGCCATCTTCACCGGGAGGAGGAACTCCGCCATGAGAGGCTGGAG GGCCATCAGGAAGGAGATGGGGCTGCAGGGGATGATGTCAGCGAGGCAGCTGAAGAAGAAGTGGGACAACTTGAAGGAGAAGTACAGG GTGCTGAAGAACCCTCCGGAGGGCATGGAGGACTTGACCAGGCCCAGCTCGTGGCGCTGGTTCCACCTGATGGACGAGGCCATGAGCGGCCGCCTGGCAGGGACCGCCAGCGTAGTGCAGCCGTCCCTGCTGGACGAGGACGAGGAGCACACCTCAGACCTGCCGCCGCTCAGCCCTCCCAGCACCAGAgaggctttttcttttcctggacTCAGTGTTGTTGAAAGGGGAAccgtggaggaggggggggcgCTCGGGGGGGGGCTGGAGATCAGTGGGATCAAAGCAGAGAACAGAGCTGagtcacctgctgctgcagccggaggagacagagagggtctGAGAAGCCCTGACGTTCAGCCTGTGATGGGCCAAAGCCAGACCGCCCTGCTGTACGCCACGTTACCGCCGGACACCGGCAACACGCCGTGCTCCTCCAGAGACCTGGTCAGAGAGGCCGCCGAGCTGGACAGGAAGCTGTGtgagctgcagagggagagagaggctctggagagagagcaggCCGAGTTCGACAGAGAGCTGATCGCtctagagagagacagagagctgctgaaCAGAGACATGGCCGCTCTGGAGCGGGACAGGACGGCTGTGGACAGAGACCGAGCGGCCgtggagagagagcgagcgttTCTGGACCGAGACCGAGCGTTTCTGGACCGAGACCGAGCGTTTCTGGACCGAGACCGAGCTTTTCTGGACAGAGACCGGGCTTTTCTAGAAAGAGCCAGAGAGGActtagagagagacagagctctgttcaggagagagagggagggggaggctGTGGACACACATCATGCCGAGATGATGACGGAGAAGGAGGTGGTACTTCAGACCAGGTTCTACCAGAGTCTGATGGCCTCAGATCTGGACCCAGACCAGCTGGAGACCAGACAGAGACTGGTGTCTTTGTTCCAGAAGCTCGTTGAGAAACTGTGA
- the kcnj11l gene encoding potassium inwardly rectifying channel subfamily J member 11, like: MLARKGLLPDGFLLTRLAEDQNQPNRSRSRSQRARFITKTGSCNVAHKNIREQGRFLQDVFTTMVDLKWQHSLLIFTSAFLCSWMLFAMIWWLMAFAHGDLEPRDPEGEPGPVPCVTAIHSFTSAFLFSIEVQVTIGFGGRMVTEECPLAITVLIIQNILGLIINAVMLGCVFMKTAQANRRAETLIFSRHAVIAPRNGRPTFMFRLGDLRKSMIISATVQLQVIRRTVTAEGEVIPVCQLDIQVENPLRSNGIFLVSPLIISHTMERGSPLYELSAQSLASEDLEIIVVLEGVVETTGITMQARTSYTPEEILWGRRFVSIITEEDGRYCVDYSKFGNTVPVRMPSLSAKELDQTRGVQEGGSEVQPQGWGLVRAGRGGFRRGGRTCDSSAPQPWYAQSEKPAEREAEQKGQKKTVQLEVIGRQIEEDGLEDMSD; encoded by the exons atgttGGCCAGGAAGGGGCTCCTGCCGGACGGCTTCTTGCTGACCCGCCTGGCCGAGGACCAGAACCAGCCGAACCGCAGCCGCTCCAGGTCTCAGAGAGCCCGCTTCATCACCAAGACCGGGTCCTGCAACGTGGCTCACAAGAACATCAGGGAGCAG GGTCGGTTCCTGCAGGACGTCTTCACCACCATGGTGGACCTGAAGTGGCAGCACTCCCTCCTCATCTTCACCTCCGCCTTCCTCTGCTCCTGGATGCTCTTCGCCATGATCTGGTGGCTCATGGCCTTCGCTCACGGAGACCTGGAGCCTCGTGACCCCGAAGGCGAGCCGGGCCCCGTCCCCTGCGTCACCGCCATCCACTCCTTCACCTCCgccttcctcttctccatcGAGGTCCAG gtgaCCATCGGTTTTGGCGGCAGGATGGTGACGGAGGAGTGTCCTCTGGCCATCACCGTGTTGATCATCCAGAACATCCTGGGTCTCATCATCAACGCCGTGATGCTGGGCTGCGTCTTCATGAAGACGGCCCAGGCCAACCGGCGAGCGGAGACGCTCATCTTCTCCAGACACGCTGTCATCGCTCCTCGAAACGGCCGGCCGACCTTCATGTTCAGACTCGGAGACCTGAGGAAGAGTATGATCATCTCTGCCACCGTGCAGCTGCAG GTGATCCGGCGGACGGTGACGGCGGAGGGCGAGGTGATCCCGGTGTGTCAGCTGGACATTCAGGTGGAGAACCCTCTGAGGAGTAACGGCATCTTCCTGGTTTCTCCTCTGATCATCAGCCACACCATGGAGAGAGGGAGTCCTCTGTACGAGCTCTCCGCCCAGTCCCTGGCCTCCGAGGACCTGGAGATCATCGTCGTCCTGGAAG gTGTGGTGGAGACAACAGGGATCACCATGCAGGCCCGGACCTCCTACACCCCCGAGGAGATCCTGTGGGGGCGCCGCTTCGTCTCCATCATCACAGAGGAGGACGGCCGCTACTGCGTTGACTACTCCAAGTTCGGCAACACGGTTCCGGTCCGGATGCCGTCTCTCAGCGCCAAGGAGCTGGACCAGACAAGGGGAGTCCAGGAGGGGGGGTCCGAGGTCCAGCCGCAGGGATGGGGGTTGGTCCGAGCCGGAAGAGGAGGTTTCCGCAGAGGAGGCCGGACCTGTGACAGCTCCGCCCCTCAGCCCTGGTACGCCCAATCAGAGAAACCAGCGGAGAGAGAGGCGGAGCAGAAAGGACAGAAGAAGACAGTGCAGCTGGAGGTGATTGGACGACAGATTGAAGAGGACGGACTGGAAGACATGAGTGACTGA
- the LOC130176403 gene encoding CD59 glycoprotein-like translates to MKRCLGLLLLLLWCGMLQPGAALRCYNCIDNTGPCEKVQDCTNEDACLVLTGKGGKTVSQCIRYTDCKLSNLGVMFPSISSFTYRCCTSNLCNSGNAVTTTTPILALLGSLLTVCWSWM, encoded by the exons ATGAAGCGCTGCCTCggactcctgctgctgctgctctggtgtGGGATGCTGCAGCCGG gagCTGCACTTCGCTGCTATAACTGCATTGATAACACCGGGCCCTGTGAGAAGGTCCAGGACTGCACGAATGAAGACGCCTGTCTCGTTCTGACTGGAAAAG GTGGGAAGACCGTCAGTCAGTGTATCAGGTACACGGACTGCAAATTGTCCAACCTCGGTGTGATGTTCCCGTCCATCTCCAGCTTCACCTACCGCTGCTGCACAAGCAACCTGTGCAACTCCGGCAACGCCGTTACCACGACAACGCCCATCCTGGCCCTGCTGGGATCCCTGCTGACTGTGTGCTGGTCCTGGATGTGA
- the LOC130176094 gene encoding CD59 glycoprotein-like, which produces MKRCLGLLLLLLWCGMLQPGAALRCYKCSDYTGRCEKVQDCTYEDSCLTLSEKGGKTIRQCIRYTDCDISRLGLMFPSISSFTYRCCSSNLCNSSNGVTTATPILALLGSLLTVCWSWM; this is translated from the exons ATGAAGCGCTGCCTCggactcctgctgctgctgctctggtgtGGGATGCTGCAGCCGG gAGCTGCACTTCGCTGCTATAAGTGCTCTGATTACACCGGGCGCTGTGAGAAGGTCCAGGACTGCACGTATGAAGACTCCTGTCTCACTCTGAGTGAAAAAG GTGGGAAGACCATCCGTCAGTGTATCAGGTACACGGACTGCGACATCTCCCGCCTCGGCCTGATGTTCCCGTCCATCTCCAGCTTCACCTaccgctgctgcagcagcaaccTGTGCAACTCCAGCAACGGCGTTACCACGGCAACGCCCATCCTGGCCCTGCTGGGATCCCTGCTGACTGTGTGCTGGTCCTGGATGTGA